The genomic interval CATCTTATATGTTGAAGAGGGTCTGGCTTACCCCATCCAAAGCCGAAAATTATTATCACGGGTATTCGAATCAGGTGCTCTGGCCCCTTTGCCATATCACGCTTGACAGGGTATATTTCAGAAAGAAGTTCTGGGAGGATTATAAAGAGGCAAACAGGGCATTCAGTGATGCTGTCCTTGAAGAAGCAGATAATGACTCGATTATCTGGGTTCACGATTACCATCTATGTCTTGTACCTGGAATGTTGAGAAATGAAAATCCTGAATTAACCATAGCGCATTTCTGGCACATCCCATGGCCTGACTGGAGTGTATTCAGGGTTTGCCCTCAGGCAAAGGAGATCCTTGAGGGATTGCTTGGCAATGACCTCATAGGATTCCAGGTCCCTCTTTTTGTAAAAAACTTTATGGATTGTGTAAGTGAATGCCTTGATGCTGATATTGATTACAACAAGGCAACCATTAATTTTAAAGGACATGTAACAAGGGTTAAGGCATTCCCCATAAGCATAGATTTTGATAAGTTCAATTCAATGGCTTCATCTCAAAGGGCGATAAGAATGATTAAAAATACTAAAGAAAAATATGGAGTCACTCATGGTTATATCGGCATCGGGGTTGACAGACTTGAATATACAAAGGCCCTTATAAAAAGGCTTCAGGCTATAGATTTATTCTTTGATAGGTACGAGAGATTCAGGAGAAAATTTACCTTTATCCAGATCGCTGTCCCCACAAGAATGAAAGAGCCCTATATAAGTTATAAAAAGACTGTTGAAGAACTTATTACAAAGATTAATAAAAAATACTCATCAGGTTCATGGAAACCGATTATTTACATTGATACAAAAATTGAGCATGAAGATCTCGCAGCGTATTACAGAATGGCAGATGTCGCTATAATAAGCTCTGTTTACGATGGAATGAATCTCGTAGCAAAAGAGTATGTTGCATCGCAGGTGGATGAAAACGGTGTCTTGATCCTCAGCGAACTTGCAGGGGCAGCAGAGGAGATGCAGGGTGCTATAATTGTTAATCCGTATGATATAGAGGGTTTTTCAGATGCTATCAAAGAGGCATTGATAATGTCGCAAAAAGAAAGGTCAAACAGGATGACTTTCTT from Dissulfurispira thermophila carries:
- a CDS encoding bifunctional alpha,alpha-trehalose-phosphate synthase (UDP-forming)/trehalose-phosphatase, which encodes MLKVFIEGNLSDKKLIIVSNREPYIHKKTGLSIKVEKPAGGLTSAMDDVLKVTGGTWVAWGSGSGDRDVVDNKNLVPVPPENPSYMLKRVWLTPSKAENYYHGYSNQVLWPLCHITLDRVYFRKKFWEDYKEANRAFSDAVLEEADNDSIIWVHDYHLCLVPGMLRNENPELTIAHFWHIPWPDWSVFRVCPQAKEILEGLLGNDLIGFQVPLFVKNFMDCVSECLDADIDYNKATINFKGHVTRVKAFPISIDFDKFNSMASSQRAIRMIKNTKEKYGVTHGYIGIGVDRLEYTKALIKRLQAIDLFFDRYERFRRKFTFIQIAVPTRMKEPYISYKKTVEELITKINKKYSSGSWKPIIYIDTKIEHEDLAAYYRMADVAIISSVYDGMNLVAKEYVASQVDENGVLILSELAGAAEEMQGAIIVNPYDIEGFSDAIKEALIMSQKERSNRMTFLRKQIKDNDIYKWISDILHEIIKVSSFKQNRCCYLFDHIDEIKKEFIDKKPFLFLDYDGTLTPIAESPDKATMSDDMRSLIAALKEYIPVAIISGRSLQDIKNKIGIEDIIYAGNHGAEIWDGDKIIRGQESEVNIGRLKELLQRLQDSLSCINGIIIEDKGLTASIHFRMVKIKDLPEFFDIFSRITKPYENSFKIITGKKVFELRPVNIWNKGDAVSWIIDNLGKDRFPIYIGDDTTDEDAYSILKNRGLSISIGSSVNADYYVENQGEVRGLLMILYKGLRNEKESS